One genomic segment of Mangifera indica cultivar Alphonso chromosome 6, CATAS_Mindica_2.1, whole genome shotgun sequence includes these proteins:
- the LOC123218428 gene encoding CASP-like protein 3A1, with protein MMNGHKGEKSVAAGKEVVVQLVLRFVSLVASVVAFSSMLTASQSSAVSIFGFQVDVSSQWSYSYAFECLFGVSVAAAAYSLLQLLISGTRLLRKVPVIPSRSHAWLIFALDQVFAYAMLSAGSAAVSVTNLNRTGIKLAPLPSFCTALYRFCDHITISIVFTFFSSLLLAASVLQDVIWFIKS; from the exons ATGATGAACGGCCACAAAGGTGAAAAGAGTGTGGCGGCGGGGAAGGAGGTGGTTGTGCAACTGGTGTTGAGGTTTGTGTCCTTGGTGGCTTCTGTGGTAGCGTTTTCCTCCATGTTAACTGCTAGTCAAAGTAGTGCGGTTTCTATTTTTGGGTTCCAGGTTGATGTTTCTTCCCAGTGGTCTTATTCTTATGCTTTTGa GTGCCTGTTTGGAGTATCTGTGGCTGCAGCAGCTTATTCATTGCTGCAATTGCTCATCAGTGGAACAAGGCTGCTAAGAAAAGTTCCAGTGATTCCCTCAAGAAGCCATGCCTGGCTTATTTTTGCTCTGGATCAG GTTTTTGCATATGCGATGTTAAGTGCAGGATCAGCTGCAGTTTCAGTCACAAATTTGAACCGCACAGGAATTAAACTTGCTCCTCTGCCCAGTTTCTGCACAGCTTTGTATAGATTCTGTGATCACATTACAATCTCAATAGTCTTCACTTTCTTCAGCAGTCTCTTGCTTGCTGCATCAGTTCTTCAGGATGTGATTTGGTTCATCAAGTCTTGA
- the LOC123218425 gene encoding nuclear pore complex protein NUP35-like, whose amino-acid sequence MSSTVHITPKSGSERQSLFFQDLASPISARRGKFSSPDQAAAVSALWRDNLRGSDLPPPPIYTLNDRSDFSPESGIHDYPASPEIKSDLKTGAQSSGQDFASSPAKGKSESSTSFPGGGGAQNQQGSPGLGWWLPTKSGSSELEEKARGSPVEGVVQPGALITLPPPREVVRPEMQRNSLPAGNLNEEEWVTVYGFSPADTNLVLREFEKSGVILKHVPGPREANWMHILYKKRSDVQKALNKNGIQINGVLIVGVKPLDPMQRQALNERLNTKGFMTLPPPPSRTSELNASIASPEPYYLQNGSANARQSGGAIASPSKSVVSKIMDVMFGL is encoded by the exons ATGAGCAGTACAGTGCATATAACTCCCAAGTCTGGAAGTGAGCGGCAATCATTGTTTTTCCAGGATTTAGCATCACCAATATCTGCACGTAGGGGGAAATTTTCGAGTCCAGATCAGGCTGCAGCAGTTTCTGCACTATGGCGTGATAATTTGAGGGGTTCAGATCTTCCACCCCCTCCAATTTACACCTTGAATGACCGCTCAGATTTCTCTCCAGAGTCAGGGATTCATGACTACCCAGCATCTCCAGAAATAAAATCGGACTTGAAAACTGGTGCTCAAAGTTCTGGCCAGGACTTTGCTTCATCTCCAGCTAAGGGGAAATCAGAGAGTAGCACTTCTTTTCCTGGTGGAGGTGGGGCACAGAATCAGCAGGGTTCACCAGGGTTGGGTTGGTGGTTGCCAACAAAGTCTGGTAGTAGTGAACTAGAGGAGAAGGCCAGGGGTTCTCCGGTTGAGGGTGTGGTACAGCCTGGTGCTTTGATCACACTTCCTCCACCAAGGGAAGTTGTTAGGCCGGAGATGCAGAGGAATAGCTTGCCTGCTGGGAACCTTAACGAGGAAGAATGGGTTACTGTTTATGG ATTTTCCCCAGCAGATACCAATTTGGTTTTGCGGGAGTTTGAAAAGAGTGGTGTGATCTTGAAACATGTTCCTGGTCCAAGAGAAGCTAACTGGATGCACATTCTGTATAAg AAGCGTTCTGATGTGCAGAAGGCTCTCAACAAGAATGGGATACAAATCAATGGAGTGTTAATTGTTGGTGTCAAACCACTGGATCCCATGCAACGCCAGGCTTTAAATGAAAGGCTTAACACTAAAGGGTTTATGACATTGCCACCTCCACCTAGCAGAACCTCAGAGCTGAATGCATCAATAGCCTCTCCTGAGCCCTATTATCTCCAAAATGGAAGTGCAAATGCTCGACAGTCAGGAGGTGCCATTGCTTCCCCATCAAAGTCAGTGGTATCTAAAATCATGGATGTGATGTTTGGCCTATAA
- the LOC123218420 gene encoding putative disease resistance protein RGA3, giving the protein MVDAIVNLALEQLLQITAKKIKEEVRLVGNVENEVKKLRRNLKAIQAVLLDAEEKQVKDEAVRQWLDQLKDTSYDMEDVLDEWNTEIMRLQVEGDLEDAPNPKHKVPSFFPCSCFGIKQVVLRRDIAQKIKELNGNLEIINKEKDTFNLEKLERIEGPGRVQTTSFVDVAEIYGRKSEKDFLVSKLLDERNKEQKDLPVISLVGMGGIGKTTLAQLAYNNDEVKSHFDTRVWVCVSDPFDEFRVAKAIIEGLKCCTNNLVELESLLQHIHEYISGKKFLLVLDDVWLEEYDKWKKFYHCLKNGSHGSKVLITTRKKTVASTMESVNPIIMKELSEEECWSVFRRLAFFDRPPKECEKLEKIGREIVAKCKGLPLAAKTIGSLLRFKKTRDEWQRILDSEIWKLEEIEKGLLSPLMLSYNDLPSGIRQCFSYCAIFPKDHKIKKDHLIKLWMAQGYLGFDNDIEMEVIGQEYFDHLASRSFFQEIKKDSDENIISCKMHDIVHDFAQFLTKNEYFTVGIKRGSEDLVINTSNEKARHSMLTLPVGVTFPISICSIKSLRSLLIGYEAYDQLSNDVLLNLFGELTCLRALDICGRFGASSLITAIPKEVKKLIHLKYLNLSHQKVEKLPETLCELYNLQTLDISWCRQLKELPQEMGKLINLRHLINLVTGPLSYMPKGIEKLTCLRTLSEFVSSSDGSKACSTLACLKDLKHLRGTLEIRGLGNVINVSEVKRMQILSNKKNLFYLKLHFDKDGEGERKKDDDELLLEALQPHPNLEKLYINYYRGSTFYSGWIMSLTGLRELSLRNCRNCMHLSSLGNLPSLESLRIDQMSVKKLVTGIESDGAFSSSTSVILFPKLKVLEFLNNKEWEEWDYGNTILPCLASLSIGNCGELRALPDGLLQGAKNLQNLEIYESDLLEERYRKGTGEDWQKISHIPNIQFADSYLQGVPLPLR; this is encoded by the coding sequence ATGGTTGATGCAATTGTTAATCTTGCCTTGGAGCAGCTGCTTCAAATCACTGCTAAAAAGATAAAGGAAGAGGTGAGGCTTGTTGGTAATGTCGAAAATGAAGTGAAAAAACTCCGGAGAAATCTTAAAGCCATTCAAGCTGTGCTACTTGATGCAGAGGAGAAGCAAGTGAAGGACGAAGCTGTGAGACAATGGTTAGATCAGCTCAAAGACACATCCTACGACATGGAAGATGTGTTGGATGAGTGGAATACTGAAATCATGAGGTTGCAGGTTGAAGGAGATCTTGAAGATGCTCCTAATCCTAAGCACAAGGTACCTTCCTTCTTCCCCTGTTCTTGCTTTGGTATCAAACAAGTTGTTTTACGCCGTGATATAGCACAAAAGATTAAAGAATTAAATGGAAATCTAGAAattattaacaaagaaaaagacaCATTCAATTTGGAGAAACTGGAGAGAATCGAAGGACCCGGACGAGTTCAAACTACGTCTTTTGTCGATGTGGCTGAAATATATGGTCGAAAATCTGAGAAGGATTTTTTAGTGAGTAAGTTGTTAGATGAGAGaaataaagaacaaaaagaCCTTCCTGTCATCTCACTTGTAGGGATGGGAGGAATTGGGAAAACAACTCTTGCTCAACTAGCTTACAATAATGACGAGGTCAAAAGTCATTTTGACACAAGAGTTTGGGTGTGTGTATCGGATCCTTTCGATGAGTTTAGGGTTGCCAAAGCAATCATTGAAGGATTGAAATGTTGTACCAATAATTTAGTTGAATTGGAGTCTCTTTTGCAACACATTCATGAGTATATTTCTGGCAAGAAATTTCTTCTCGTTTTAGATGATGTGTGGTTAGAAGAATACgataaatggaaaaaattttatcattgtcTAAAGAATGGCTCCCATGGTAGTAAAGTTTTGATTACGACAAGGAAAAAAACAGTTGCATCTACTATGGAGTCGGTTAATCCTATTATTATGAAGGAATTATCTGAGGAGGAATGTTGGTCGGTGTTTAGACGATTGGCATTTTTTGATAGGCCTCCCAAGGAGTgtgaaaaattagagaaaattgGAAGGGAAATTGTTGCAAAGTGCAAGGGTTTGCCGCTTGCTGCAAAAACTATTGGTAGTCTCCTGCGATTTAAGAAAACTAGAGATGAATGGCAACGAATTTTAGATAGTGAAATTTGGAAATTGGAAGAGATTGAGAAAGGTCTTTTATCACCTTTGATGTTGAGTTATAATGATTTGCCATCTGGGATAAGACAATGTTTTTCATATTGTGCTATCTTTCCAAAAGATCATAAGATAAAGAAAGATCACTTGATCAAATTATGGATGGCTCAAGGTTATCTTGGGTTTGACAATGATATAGAGATGGAAGTAATAGGCCAAGAGTATTTCGATCATTTAGCATCTCGATCATTCTTTCAAGAGATTAAAAAAGACAGTGATGAGAATATCATAAGCTGCAAGATGCATGATATAGTTCATGACTTTGCTCAATTTCTCACTAAGAATGAATATTTTACAGTGGGAATCAAAAGGGGTAGTGAAGACCTAGTCATAAACACTTCCAATGAGAAAGCCCGACATTCAATGTTAACACTTCCCGTCGGGGTTACATTTCCTATCTCGATTTGTAGCATCAAAAGTTTGCGGAGTCTTTTAATTGGTTATGAAGCTTATGACCAATTGTCTAATGATGTTCTACTAAATCTCTTTGGTGAATTAACATGTTTAAGGGCATTAGACATATGTGGAAGATTTGGAGCATCGAGTTTGATTACAGCGATTCCAAAAGaggtaaaaaaattgatacatttgaaATATCTGAATTTGTCTCATCAAAAAGTGGAAAAACTTCCAGAAACTTTATGTGAGTTATACAATCTGCAAACTTTAGATATTTCTTGGTGTAGACAGCTTAAAGAACTGCCTCAAGAGATGGGGAAGTTGATAAACTTGAGGCATTTGATTAATCTTGTAACAGGACCATTAAGTTACATGCCCAAGGGAATTGAGAAATTAACTTGTCTCCGAACATTGAGTGAATTCGTTAGCAGCAGTGATGGTAGTAAAGCATGTAGTACTCTTGCATGCTTGAAAGATTTGAAACATTTAAGAGGAACGCTTGAAATTAGAGGGCTAGGAAATGTGATCAATGTGAGTGAGGTTAAGAGAATGCAAATTCTCAGCAATAAGAAAAACCTCTTCTATTTAAAGCTACATTTCGATAAAGATGGAGAAGGAGAGAGgaaaaaagatgatgatgagttaCTTCTTGAGGCTTTGCAACCGCATCCAAATTTGgagaaattatatataaattattacagaGGCAGCACTTTTTATTCTGGTTGGATCATGTCATTAACCGGACTGAGGGAATTGAGTCTTCGCAATTGCAGAAATTGTATGCATTTGTCTTCCTTGGGAAATTTGCCATCACTTGAATCACTACGTATAGACCAAATGAGTGTGAAAAAACTAGTTACGGGAATCGAAAGCGATGGTGCATTTTCATCATCTACATCAGTTATTCTCTTTCCCAAGTTGAaagttcttgaattcttgaatAATAAAGAATGGGAAGAGTGGGATTACGGGAATACAATCTTGCCATGCCTTGCTTCGTTGTCAATCGGTAACTGTGGAGAATTACGTGCACTGCCTGATGGCCTTCTCCAGGGGGCGAAAAATCTACAAAATTTGGAGATTTATGAAAGTGATCTTTTGGAAGAACGTTACAGAAAGGGAACAGGAGAGGACTGGCAAAAGATCTCCCACATTCCCAACATCCAATTCGCTGATTCATATCTGCAAGGAGTCCCACTCCCACTCCGTTGA